A genomic stretch from Anomaloglossus baeobatrachus isolate aAnoBae1 chromosome 5 unlocalized genomic scaffold, aAnoBae1.hap1 SUPER_5_unloc_7, whole genome shotgun sequence includes:
- the LOC142259309 gene encoding uncharacterized protein LOC142259309 — MDMDRDKMAERIFHLTLEILFRLTGEDYTVVKKTSSERCQAPVSEGWGRPLSPITGPPPHPPIHEDINDQKILELTYKMIELLTGEVPIRCQDVTVYFSMEEWEYLEGHKALYKDVMMEVSQPLTSPVLSSKRTTPERCPRPLLPQDCKQEDPDVPQDHQFPTISDPLSGDLLYKRILLIDPSRMDVDRDKMAQRILHLTLEILFRLTGEDYTVVKKTSSERCQTPVSEGWGRPLSPITGPPPHPLIHEDINDQKILELTYKMIELLTGEVTLLGMLGHYTVTL; from the exons atggatatggacagggacaagatggcggagaggatattccacctcaccctagagatcctcttccggcttactggagag gattacacagtagtgaagaagacctctagtgagcgctgtcaggcccctgtgtctgagggatggggaaggcccctgagcccaatcacggggcctccacctcaccccccgatacatgaggacatcaatgaccagaagatcctagaactcacctacaagatgattgagctgctgactggagag gttcctataaggtgtcaggacgtcaccgtctatttctccatggaggagtgggagtatttagaaggacacaaagctctgtacaaggacgtcatgatggaggtttcccagcccctcacatcaccag ttctatccagtaagaggacaacaccagagagatgtccccgtcctcttctcccacaggactgtaaacaagaagatcccgatgttcctcaggatcatcag ttccctacaatatcggatcctctcagtggagatcttctatataagagaattctcctaattgacccatcaaggatggatgtggacagggacaagatggcgcagaggatattacacctcaccctagagatcctcttccggcttactggagag gattacacagtagtgaagaagacctctagtgagcgctgtcagacccctgtgtctgagggatggggaagacccctgagcccaattacggggcctccacctcaccccctgatacatgaggacatcaatgaccagaagatcctagaactcacctacaagatgattgagctgctgactggagaggtgacactgctgggaatgctgggacattatacagtaacgctatga